The proteins below come from a single Anguilla rostrata isolate EN2019 chromosome 3, ASM1855537v3, whole genome shotgun sequence genomic window:
- the ctsf gene encoding cathepsin F, whose protein sequence is MEINCRHWNNVLFIVTVAVLGLVQSQNEGPDRRLFGAPGSPVQLSVSDPTLQKVVRFAEGRYNTGSNGIYLRRVSKIVSASKQLVKGVKYTIVVELGNTECKKSTVLADPAVCEFHADPNKLKTEVCVFEIWDIPWQRKSTILKQKCQPAASSKEANQTEALPLSPSMPDKESVGLLSAFKEFVTRYNRSYSSQEEADKRLRVFRENLKTAQILQSLDQGSAEYGVTKFSDLTEEEFRSLYLNPLLSQQNLQRSLKPAAPARNPAPPSWDWREHGAVGTVKNQGMCGSCWAFSVTGNIEGQWFLKSGELLSLSEQELVDCDRLDQACGGGLPSNAYEAIEKLGGLETETDYTYTGHKQNCDFSTGKVAAYINSSVELSKDENEIAAWLAENGPVSVALNAFAMQFYRKGVSHPLKIFCNPWMIDHAVLLVGYGHRNGIPFWAIKNSWGEDYGEDGYYYLYRGSRLCGINKMCSSAVVN, encoded by the exons ATGGAGATCAATTGTCGCCACTGGAACAACGTTTTGTTCATTGTTACTGTTGCCGTTTTGGGTTTAGTGCAAAGCCAGAATGAGGGTCCGGACCGTCGTTTATTTGGAGCACCAGGATCGCCGGTCCAGTTGTCTGTCTCCGACCCGACTTTACAGAAAGTCGTCAGGTTTGCCGAGGGACGTTACAATACGGGTTCAAACGGCATTTACCTCCGCAGAGTTAGTAAAATCGTATCAGCCAGTAAACAG CTGGTGAAGGGGGTCAAGTACACTATTGTGGTGGAACTGGGAAACACAGAATGTAAGAAGTCTACTGTGTTGGCTGACCCTGCAGTCTGCGAGTTCCATGCGGACCCCAACAAGCTGAAG ACagaggtttgtgtgtttgaaatTTGGGACATCCCATGGCAGAGAAAGTCCACCATTCTCAAACAGAAATGCCAGCCTGCAG CTTCCTCCAAGGAGGCTAACCAAACCGAGGCTCTTCCCCTTTCACCCAGCATGCCTGATAAG GAGTCAGTGGGCCTGCTGTCTGCATTTAAAGAGTTTGTAACCAGATACAACCGTAGCTACAGCAGCCAGGAAG AGGCGGACAAGCGGCTGCGGGTCTTCCGGGAGAACCTGAAGACGGCTCAGATCCTGCAGTCTCTGGACCAGGGGTCAGCAGAGTACGGGGTCACCAAGTTCAGTGACCTCACAG aggAGGAGTTTCGTTCGCTGTATCTGAACCCCCTCCTGAGCCAGCAGAACCTCCAGCGCTCTCTGAAGCCTGCGGCCCCCGCACGCAACCCAGCTCCCCCCAGCTGGGACTGGAGGGAGCATGGAGCTGTCGGCACAGTCAAGAACCAG GGAATGTGTGGGTCGTGCTGGGCCTTCTCAGTTACTGGGAACATTGAGGGTCAGTGGTTTCTGAAGAGCGGagagctgctctctctttctgagcAAG AGCTGGTGGACTGTGATAGGCTGGACCAGGCTTGCGGGGGTGGGCTGCCGTCCAACGCCTATGAGGCCATTGAGAAGCTCG GCGGACTGGAGACGGAGACGGACTACACCTACACAGGACACAAGCAGAACTGCGATTTCTCCACCGGCAAAGTGGCGGCCTATATCAACAGCTCTGTGGAGTTGTCCAAAGATGAGAATG AAATTGCTGCGTGGCTGGCAGAGAATGGACCAGTTTCTGTGGCTCTCAATGCATTTGCCATGCAG TTCTACAGGAAAGGGGTGTCCCACCCCCTGAAGATCTTCTGCAACCCCTGGATGATCGACCATGCAGTGTTGCTCGTGGGATATGGACATC GTAATGGGATCCCGTTCTGGGCCATTAAGAACAGCTGGGGCGAGGACTATGGAGAGGAT
- the LOC135251582 gene encoding guanine nucleotide-binding protein G(I)/G(S)/G(O) subunit gamma-3-like, with amino-acid sequence MKGDTPVNSTMSVGQARKLVEQLKIEASMCRIKVSKAAADLMAYCDAHVCEDPLITPVPTSENPFREKKFFCALL; translated from the exons ATGAAAGGAGATACTCCTGTGAATAGCACCATGAGCGTGGGCCAGGCAAGGAAGCTAGTGGAACAACTGAAGATTGAAGCCAGTATGTGCCGGATCAAG GTGTCCAAGGCTGCTGCAGACTTGATGGCGTACTGCGATGCCCATGTGTGTGAGGATCCCCTCATCACCCCCGTGCCCACATCTGAAAACCCCTTCAGGGAGAAGAAGTTCTTTTGTGCCCTGCTCTGA